From the Maioricimonas rarisocia genome, one window contains:
- a CDS encoding DUF1499 domain-containing protein — MSEAPGKSRRLLWAGLLVVLVAVVAVAATTVASWRRPQLGAVEGRLRPCPDSPNCVSSFEDRPSHRTEPFEVHGDPKTAVSRLVRQIDAMPGTNVVEVTDDYAHIEFVTPVLRYVDDVELLHDGASEQIHVRSASRVGRSDLGANRRRVEIIRSQWKESLEAAAVD, encoded by the coding sequence ATGAGCGAAGCTCCAGGCAAGTCGCGGCGTCTGCTTTGGGCAGGACTGCTGGTGGTTCTGGTCGCCGTTGTCGCCGTCGCCGCGACGACGGTGGCATCCTGGCGACGGCCGCAACTGGGAGCGGTGGAGGGCCGGCTGCGTCCATGTCCCGATTCACCGAACTGCGTGAGCAGCTTCGAAGACCGGCCGTCCCACCGGACTGAGCCGTTCGAGGTGCATGGTGACCCGAAGACAGCGGTGTCGCGGCTCGTGCGACAGATCGATGCGATGCCCGGCACGAACGTCGTCGAAGTAACCGACGACTACGCCCACATCGAGTTCGTGACGCCAGTGCTGCGATACGTCGACGATGTCGAACTGCTGCACGATGGCGCATCTGAGCAGATTCACGTGCGGTCGGCATCGCGGGTCGGGCGGTCCGACCTGGGGGCGAATCGTCGCCGGGTCGAAATCATCCGGTCGCAATGGAAGGAATCGCTGGAAGCGGCGGCTGTCGATTGA
- a CDS encoding metal-dependent hydrolase, which translates to MNTPSHLLMTAAAAKRWGTSNVPRLAVWLGAVAPDLPLYLLTFGGLWFFHKWQGWTLEASARHIFDTLYFSDPGWIACHNLLHSPTSLAMGLVVAKLAWRRWPRTARWCTWFLAACALHAAVDIVTHHDDGPLLFWPIDWSTRFASPVSYWDQRHFGREFFRMELLLDLLLFVYLIWPLRGRTDARREPV; encoded by the coding sequence GTGAACACGCCCTCGCACCTGCTGATGACCGCTGCGGCGGCGAAACGGTGGGGGACGTCGAACGTGCCCCGACTGGCGGTCTGGCTGGGGGCCGTCGCTCCCGATCTGCCGCTCTACCTGCTCACCTTTGGAGGGCTCTGGTTCTTTCACAAGTGGCAGGGTTGGACGCTGGAGGCGTCGGCCCGGCACATCTTCGACACTTTGTACTTCTCCGACCCGGGATGGATCGCCTGCCATAACCTGCTGCATTCGCCCACGAGCCTGGCCATGGGGCTGGTGGTCGCCAAACTGGCGTGGCGGCGGTGGCCACGTACAGCCCGCTGGTGCACATGGTTTCTGGCGGCGTGTGCCCTGCATGCGGCGGTCGACATCGTCACACACCACGACGACGGGCCGCTCCTGTTCTGGCCGATCGACTGGTCAACGCGATTCGCCAGTCCGGTCAGCTACTGGGATCAGCGGCACTTCGGTCGGGAGTTCTTCCGCATGGAACTCCTTCTCGACCTTCTGCTGTTTGTCTATCTGATCTGGCCACTACGGGGACGCACCGATGCGCGGCGCGAGCCGGTGTGA
- a CDS encoding DUF6807 domain-containing protein, giving the protein MMANLMTKRGCRSLRTGRLVLAWFTCLCGATIAEAAEPAPVEIVAGPHDRDDSLVIGRLPSKQRLVGLTVAKPSEPLVAQRIPDSDQYAWRLQRPLSAGETRQYRVTDLGQIELPDVTIDEDDEAIVVRIGERTVLQYNVATVQPPADLDPVYARSGFIHPLQSPAGRVVTAGFPKDHAHQHGIFSAWVRTEFEGRTLDFWNQRDRTGHVRHLSVDRVETGPVFAQFDVSLEHSDRSDPEQPRPVLKETWTVRVYHSAEPFLFDIVSTQTCIADSPLHVQEYHYGGMAFRGTTQWLDRPDAGFLTSDGHDRQAGNHTRPKWVAASGPVDGAHCTLAVLDHPANFRFPQPVRLHPSKPYFVFTPPSLGAFALSPGQPYVSRYRYVVHDGPPAADDYDRMWTDYGAPLIVRPVAGTPQE; this is encoded by the coding sequence ATGATGGCGAACCTGATGACGAAACGCGGATGCCGATCACTCCGGACGGGACGACTCGTGCTGGCGTGGTTCACATGTCTCTGCGGGGCCACAATCGCGGAGGCCGCCGAACCGGCTCCTGTCGAGATCGTGGCGGGCCCGCATGACCGGGATGACAGCCTGGTGATCGGGCGGCTTCCCTCGAAGCAGCGGCTGGTTGGACTGACCGTCGCGAAACCTTCGGAGCCGCTCGTCGCCCAGCGGATTCCCGATTCGGACCAGTACGCCTGGCGACTCCAGCGCCCCTTGTCCGCGGGAGAGACGCGGCAGTATCGCGTGACCGACCTGGGTCAGATCGAACTGCCGGACGTCACGATTGACGAAGATGACGAAGCGATTGTTGTGCGGATCGGCGAGCGAACCGTGCTGCAGTACAACGTCGCAACCGTGCAGCCGCCGGCCGATCTCGACCCGGTCTATGCCCGCAGCGGGTTCATTCATCCGCTTCAGTCGCCTGCCGGCCGCGTGGTGACGGCAGGGTTCCCGAAGGACCATGCGCATCAGCACGGCATCTTCTCGGCGTGGGTACGAACGGAGTTCGAAGGCCGCACGCTCGACTTCTGGAACCAGCGTGACCGGACCGGACACGTGCGGCACCTCAGCGTGGATCGCGTCGAAACCGGGCCGGTCTTCGCCCAGTTCGACGTTTCGCTCGAGCACTCCGACCGAAGCGACCCGGAACAGCCTCGGCCAGTACTGAAGGAAACGTGGACGGTTCGCGTCTACCACTCCGCCGAACCGTTTCTGTTCGACATCGTTTCGACGCAGACCTGTATCGCCGATTCGCCGCTGCATGTGCAGGAGTATCACTACGGCGGAATGGCGTTCCGCGGGACGACGCAGTGGCTCGACCGGCCGGACGCGGGATTCCTCACCAGTGACGGGCATGATCGTCAGGCGGGGAATCACACGCGGCCGAAGTGGGTCGCCGCATCGGGACCGGTCGACGGAGCCCACTGCACACTGGCGGTCCTCGATCACCCTGCGAACTTCCGCTTTCCCCAACCGGTCCGTCTGCACCCCAGCAAGCCGTACTTCGTGTTCACGCCGCCGTCCCTGGGAGCCTTCGCTCTGTCGCCGGGACAACCGTATGTGTCCCGATATCGCTATGTCGTGCACGATGGACCGCCAGCAGCCGACGACTACGATCGAATGTGGACCGACTATGGTGCACCTCTGATTGTCCGTCCGGTTGCCGGGACACCGCAGGAGTGA